The Streptomyces sp. HSG2 genome has a segment encoding these proteins:
- the secE gene encoding preprotein translocase subunit SecE — translation MTDAVGSIDMPDAEDENRDSKKQRGGKRGKKGPFKRLALFYRQIVAELRKVVWPTRNQLTTYTTVVIIFVTIMIGLVTLIDYGLSNAAKYVFG, via the coding sequence GTGACGGATGCCGTGGGCTCCATCGACATGCCTGATGCCGAGGACGAGAACCGGGACTCCAAGAAGCAGCGGGGCGGCAAACGCGGCAAGAAGGGCCCGTTCAAGCGCCTCGCGCTGTTCTATCGTCAGATCGTCGCGGAGCTGCGCAAGGTCGTCTGGCCCACCCGCAACCAGCTGACGACCTACACCACCGTAGTGATCATCTTCGTGACGATCATGATCGGTCTGGTCACCCTGATTGACTATGGACTCAGCAACGCCGCCAAGTACGTGTTCGGCTGA
- the nusG gene encoding transcription termination/antitermination protein NusG yields MSDPNVNDAVEPRGEGAESVEDRPDAVEVADREDTVDAAEAEAGDAAGADESAGEHRETDDRAEAEESAPDAATREADVSEPSEGDAVESADGPESSEEETPSEPEVDPAEKFRQELRALPGEWYVIHTYAGYENRVKTNLEQRAVSLNVEDYIFQAEVPQEEVVQIKNGDRKTIKQNKLPGYVLVRMDLTNESWGVVRNTPGVTGFVGNAYDPYPLTLDEIVKMLAPEADERAAREAAEAEGKPVPQRKVEVQVLDFEVGDSVTVTDGPFATLQATINEINADSKKVKGLVEIFGRETPVELSFDQIQKN; encoded by the coding sequence GTGTCTGACCCGAACGTGAACGACGCCGTTGAGCCTCGCGGCGAAGGGGCCGAGTCCGTCGAGGACCGGCCCGACGCCGTCGAGGTCGCGGACCGCGAGGACACCGTGGACGCCGCGGAGGCCGAGGCCGGCGACGCCGCCGGCGCGGATGAGTCCGCCGGAGAGCACCGGGAGACGGACGACCGGGCCGAGGCGGAGGAGTCGGCGCCCGACGCGGCCACGCGGGAGGCCGACGTCTCCGAACCCTCCGAGGGCGACGCGGTGGAGTCCGCCGATGGCCCCGAGTCCTCGGAGGAGGAGACCCCCTCGGAGCCCGAGGTGGACCCGGCCGAGAAGTTCCGCCAGGAACTGCGTGCCCTGCCCGGCGAGTGGTACGTGATCCACACCTACGCCGGCTACGAGAACCGGGTGAAGACCAACCTGGAGCAGCGTGCCGTCTCTCTGAACGTCGAGGACTACATCTTCCAGGCCGAGGTGCCGCAGGAGGAAGTCGTCCAGATCAAGAACGGCGACCGCAAGACCATCAAGCAGAACAAGCTCCCGGGCTACGTCCTCGTCCGCATGGACCTGACCAACGAGTCCTGGGGCGTCGTCCGCAACACCCCCGGCGTGACCGGCTTCGTCGGCAACGCCTACGACCCGTACCCGCTCACCCTCGACGAGATCGTCAAGATGCTGGCGCCCGAGGCCGACGAGCGCGCCGCGCGGGAGGCCGCCGAGGCCGAGGGCAAGCCGGTACCGCAGCGCAAGGTCGAGGTCCAGGTCCTCGACTTCGAGGTCGGCGACTCCGTCACCGTCACCGACGGTCCCTTCGCCACACTCCAGGCCACGATCAACGAGATCAACGCCGACTCCAAGAAGGTCAAGGGTCTCGTCGAGATCTTCGGACGCGAGACACCGGTCGAGCTGTCCTTCGACCAGATCCAGAAGAACTAG